From the genome of Malus domestica chromosome 04, GDT2T_hap1, one region includes:
- the LOC139195256 gene encoding uncharacterized protein, producing MADEQSSDGNKLDISSPFFIHHFDHPAMVLISKLLNGDNYSTWCRSVKLSLSAKNKLGFVNGTLKAPDESKKPDDFAFWKRCNDMIVSWILNSVDQTIHDSIVYYTTPQANWQDLEDRFSQGFG from the exons ATGGCTGACGAACAGAGTTCGGATGGAAATAAGTTAGACATTTCCAGTCCTTTTTTCATTCACCATTTTGACCATCCGGCGATGGTTCTCATCTCCAAGCTTCTCAACGGAGACAACTACTCCACTTGGTGTCGTTCTGTGAAGCTTTCTCTGAGTGCTAAGAACAAGCTGGGTTTTGTGAATGGCACACTGAAGGCTCCTGATGAAAGCAAGAAACCAGATGATTTTGCTTTCTGGAAACGATGCAACGACATGATTGTTTCTTGGATCTTGAATTCAGTTGACCAGACTATCCATGATAGCATTGTCTACTACACCACACCCCAAGCAAATTGGCAGGATCTTGAAGATCGTTTCAGCCAAG GATTTGGCTAA